The following are encoded together in the Penicillium digitatum chromosome 3, complete sequence genome:
- a CDS encoding C6 transcription factor, putative, whose amino-acid sequence MSSTPGLKRKFAESQEPTLKRHHLHGYDPHSPWLHESAPAGIGRTRGNSGVQYSMPLSNMVSAVQDLIDPYFDPLTAMLGDEPRFLKPLPARIAPEDLEFLRFRGALSIPESGLRDELLRCYIKWVHSFMPVLNLQEFLRCVAENDPEGNVSILLFQAVMFVGTAFVDLKHLQDAGYSTRKSARNAFFTRLRLLYFLDCEEDRIEILQALLLMTYWADSENSPQRDIWDWIGVCNTQAHSIGLNKDPSSGEINIRSRRLRSRLWWCLYSRDRLIAMGMRRPLQVNDGTSNVPMLKLDDFDFEPFSPHVVSKFYCRQLQDVSHQKRLATMFIEKVKLCQCIGRVIFAQYTPSQRQFGATDRTTVTLVPRQASESEFARCGQKLDLWLSALPKDAQFIPKSGKNFHDGEDVLLLHGAMLRMLYHATSSALHRPWASTSKGTGWRNAARIKMNDAAAGITHIIKGLNHLNLTRFLPQSGVTVILPAAVAHLTNTMSDDPAVRESSVDNFHRCIQVLHCLKDIYPAAGQEFANIEAAIKMQAGASSTFFQVMEYNLDAPATSLATRKLSNANSISHTQPHSLVSVTEAPKRSTRTTSTQDHIMHQTNFSMGTTFEPAQPTLPIDFDHYSDLSIIDNNFFNYLSIDIDSFSDIQTPNPMKSHNPDKPYLSPPPQDQDTIDWAQELFQETDLNQYSNTEAFRNPEKTTPPLDRDPNYDPSFYFTLRDTDNFGSVHSRHQSMNDARSEITGDLDRDLGFQSDDDMF is encoded by the exons ATGTCTTCTACTCCCGGTCTTAAGCGCAAGTTTGCAGAATCCCAGGAGCCTACGCTCAAGCGCCACCATCTTCATGGATACGATCCGCACTCCCCATGGTTGCACGAGTCAGCACCCGCCGGGATAGGACGGACACGTGGAAATTCCGGTGTACAGTACTCGATGCCCCTATCAAATATGGTGTCTGCCGTTCAAGACTTGATTGACCCGTACTTTGATCCACTGACGGCGATGCTGGGCGATGAGCCCCGATTTCTAAAACCCTTACCAGCTCGCATCGCCCCAGAGGACTTGGAGTTCTTGAGATTCCGTGGTGCACTCTCAATTCCAGAGAGCGGGTTGCGGGATGAGCTTCTTCGCTGCTACATAAAATGGGTGCACAGTTTTATGCCTGTTCTGAACTTGCAAGAGTTCTTACGCTGTGTCGCTGAAAATGACCCAGAGGGAAATGTTAGCATCTTACTCTTTCAGGCAGTCATGTTTGTTGGTACAGCCTTTGTCGACCTCAAGCATCTGCAGGATGCCGGGTATTCGACGCGGAAAAGTGCGCGTAATGCGTTCTTTACGCGATTAAGG TTACTCTATTTCCTCGACTGCGAAGAGGATCGCATCGAGATTCTCCAAGCATTGCTATTGATGACCTACTGGGCTGATTCGGAGAACAGTCCTCAGCGAGATATTTGGGATTGGATTGGAGTCTGTAACACGCAAGCACATTCGATCGGTTTAAACAAAGACCCTTCATCGGGTGAAATTAATATACGGAGCCGAAGGCTCCGTTCTCGACTCTGGTGGTGTCTGTACTCTAGGGATCGCCTGATCGCCATGGGCATGCGGCGTCCGCTTCAGGTAAACGATGGAACAAGCAATGTCCCGATGCTCAAACTggatgattttgattttgaaccTTTCTCTCCTCATGTGGTATCAAAGTTCTATTGCCGCCAACTCCAAGATGTCTCTCATCAGAAACGCCTTGCTACCATGTTTATTGAGAAGGTGAAGCTCTGTCAATGTATTGGAAGGGTTATATTCGCGCAATATACACCATCTCAGCGCCAATTTGGAGCTACGGACCGGACTACAGTCACACTTGTCCCTCGACAGGCTTCCGAGTCTGAGTTTGCGCGATGCGGCCAGAAACTTGACTTGTGGCTTAGCGCGCTTCCTAAAGATGCACAATTCATCCCGAAGTCTGGGAAGAATTTCCATGATGGCGAGGATGTGCTACTACTTCATGGTGCGATGCTACGTATGCTCTACCATGCTACTAGTAGCGCCCTTCACCGGCCTTGGGCGAGTACCTCAAAAGGGACGGGCTGGCGCAATGCTGCCCGTATTAAAATGAACGATGCTGCTGCGGGTATCACACATATTATTAAAGGCTTAAACCACCTTAACCTCACAAGGTTCCTACCACAGTCTGGGGTGACTGTCATTCTACCTGCCGCGGTGGCGCATTTAACCAACACCATGTCTGACGACCCCGCTGTCCGCGAAAGCAGTGTCGACAATTTCCATCGTTGTATCCAAGTCCTCCACTGTCTTAAGGACATCTATCCAGCCGCCGGGCAAGAATTTGCCAACATTGAGGCCGCCATTAAAATGCAGGCAGGTGCCTCCAGTACATTTTTCCAAGTCATGGAATACAACCTCGACGCTCCTGCCACATCTTTGGCGACTAGGAAATTGAGCAATGCCAACTCTATATCGCACACCCAACCACATTCACTTGTCAGTGTAACTGAGGCTCCCAAGCGGTCAACACGGACTACGTCTACGCAAGATCAtataatgcatcaaacaaatTTCAGCATGGGAACCACATTTGAACCTGCGCAACCTACATTGCCCATTGATTTCGACCATTATTCCGACCTCAGCATTATAGACAACAACTTTTTCAATTATCTCTCCATCGACATCGACTCCTTTTCAGACATCCAAACTCCCAATCCAATGAAGTCCCACAACCCAGATAAACCTTATTTATCACCACCACCCCAAGACCAAGACACCATTGACTGGGCACAAGAGCTATTCCAAGAAACCGATTTGAACCAGTATAGCAACACAGAAGCCTTTCGCAACCCCGAAAAGACAACTCCTCCACTAGATCGGGATCCAAACTATGACCCTTCATTCTATTTTACTTTGAGGGACACAGATAACTTTGGCTCCGTTCATTCCCGTCATCAGTCAATGAACGACGCAAGGTCCGAAATAACTGGCGATCTGGATCGAGACTTGGGGTTCCAGTCTGATGATGACATGTTCTAG